A part of Salmo salar unplaced genomic scaffold, Ssal_v3.1, whole genome shotgun sequence genomic DNA contains:
- the LOC123740646 gene encoding uncharacterized protein isoform X2, which produces MRSKELSVEFRVRILSRHRPSTSCVSVKPTCSVPSTSCFSQTNIQYTQYVMCFSQTNIQYTQYVMCFSQTNIQCTQYVMCFSQTNMQCTQYVMFQSNQHTVYPVRHVFQSNQHTVYPVRHVFQSNQHAVYPVRHVFQSNQHTVYPVRHVSVKPNMQYTQYVMCFSQTNIQYTQYVMFQSNQHTVYPVRHVFQSNQHTVYPVRHVSVKPTYSIPSTSCVSVKPTSSVPSTSCFSQTNIQYTQYVMCFSQTNIQYTQYVMCFSQTNIQYTQYVMCFSQTNIQYTQYVMCFSQTNIQYTQYVMCFSQTNIQYTQYVMCFSQTNIQYTQYVMCFSQTNIQYTQYVMCFSQTNIQYTQYVMCFSQTNMQCTQYVMCFSQTNIQYTQYVMCFSQTNIQYTQYVMFQSNQHAVYPVRHVFQSNQHTVYPVRHVFQSNPTYSIPSTSCVSVKPTYSIPSTSCVSVKPNIQYTQCVFKCPVITQSALPVVERYREGGRNVP; this is translated from the exons atgaggtcgaaggaattgtctgtagagttccgagtcaggattttgtcgaggcacagacccaGTACGTCATGTGTTTCAGTCAAACCAACATGCAGTGTACCCAGTACGTCATGTTTCAGTCAAACCAACATACAGTATACCCAGTACGTCATGTGTTTCAGTCAAACCAACATACAGTATACCCAGTACGTCATGTGTTTCAGTCAAACCAACATACAGTGTACCCAGTACGTCATGTGTTTCAGTCAAACCAACATGCAGTGTACCCAGTACGTCATGTTTCAGTCAAACCAACATACAGTATACCCAGTACGTCATGTGTTTCAGTCAAACCAACATACAGTATACCCAGTACGTCATGTGTTTCAGTCAAACCAACATGCAGTGTACCCAGTACGTCATGTGTTTCAGTCAAACCAACATACAGTATACCCAGTACGTCATGTTTCAGTCAAACCCAACATGCAGTATACCCAGTACGTCATGTGTTTCAGTCAAACCAACATACAGTATACCCAGTACGTCATGTTTCAGTCAAACCAACATACAGTGTACCCAGTACGTCATGTGTTTCAGTCAAACCAACATACAGTATACCCAGTACGTCATGTTTCAGTCAAACCAACATACAGTATACCCAGTACGTCATGTGTTTCAGTCAAACCAACATCTAGTGTACCCAGTACGTCATGTTTCAGTCAAACCAACATACAGTATACCCAGTACGTCATGTGTTTCAGTCAAACCAACATACAGTATACCCAGTACGTCATGTGTTTCAGTCAAACCAACATACAGTATACCCAGTACGTCATGTGTTTCAGTCAAACCAACATACAGTATACCCAGTACGTCATGTGTTTCAGTCAAACCAACATACAGTATACCCAGTACGTCATGTGTTTCAGTCAAACCAACATACAGTATACCCAGTACGTCATGTGTTTCAGTCAAACCAACATACAGTATACCCAGTACGTCATGTGTTTCAGTCAAACCAACATACAGTATACCCAGTACGTCATGTGTTTCAGTCAAACCAACATACAGTATACCCAGTACGTCATGTGTTTCAGTCAAACCAACATGCAGTGTACCCAGTACGTCATGTGTTTCAGTCAAACCAACATACAGTATACCCAGTACGTCATGTGTTTCAGTCAAACCAACATACAGTATACCCAGTACGTCATGTTTCAGTCAAACCAACATGCAGTATACCCAGTACGTCATGTGTTTCAGTCAAACCAACATACAGTATACCCAGTACGTCATGTGTTTCAGTCAAACCCAAC ATACAGTATACCCAGTACGTCATGTGTTTCAGTCAAACCAACATACAGTATACCCAGTACGTCATGTGTTTCAGTCAAACCAAACATACAGTATACCCAGTGTGTTTTCAAGTGTCCGGTTATCACACAGTCTGCCTTACCCGTggtggagagatacagagagggaggtaGAAATGTACCCTGA
- the sanbr gene encoding SANT and BTB domain regulator of class switch recombination isoform X2 — protein sequence MSRYCTLNNNFPNDNNLLVLDMVLSSLWSVPQPINWDNVAMLVPGFTPKECAQRFEELKSTGGSHHVDDQCNALTAGGSSPVDSLSTYIKSTLLDTTGDVGETRTNQSSISVTGLAVNPSRGSSVEKESRESAEEGEKPQEGKGPNMVIHVCDEAKNLKQDFMCPRDLLINEMRYFAEYLSVDPQRWEEVDISVHCDVQIFDWLMNYVKRHKMAVDGNNDKPKLEPSNVISILISSEFLKMDTLVEECIQYCHKHMSAIVATPCNMNCINSNLAADISDLFSHNEADDIMDRKDKFKSKLFQKKIECLFDPDYKNQDSPGNASTLYRCGLCLKLLTKDTERKISCIPGKININPRGDITYTHSRQKRWEVHDYMTELYEELKSWVLVYWRIWGTINHLTCSHCQQTFVCAELSHCRYHPEVVLYPGMGTEQGWHGTGIYPCCNQRTLRFDPTGMPKGCKMQDHIVNASDSGDCTGDHQVNSAQTRLLNDLLLHRETVCVPNTPLPETGPVDSPSSGSERGERGERGERVLDCDILVDPGLQRVEGTTFSLLKNWSRQLRQQTLLSEDEEYTTGSEVTEDEVGDEEEASKKQGTELSVQAVGTQFRQSSVQHKTCSQRSLQQSPGPEQRLGNTQY from the exons ATGAGTCGTTACTGCACCCTGAACAACAACTTTCCCAATGACAACAACCTGCTGGTCCTGGACATGGTGCTGAGCTCTCTCTGGAGTGTTCCACAGCCCATCAACTGGGACAACGTGGCCATGCTGGTCCCTGGCTTCACACCCAAGGAG TGTGCGCAGAGGTTCGAGGAGCTGAAGAGCACGGGAGGGTCCCATCACGTGGACGACCAATGCAACGCGCTGACGGCAGGAGGGTCCTCCCCTGTGGACTCGCTGTCCACCTACATCAAATCCACACTATTGGACACCACGGGAGACGTGGGGGAGACGCGGACCAATCAGAGCTCCATCTCAGTTACGG GCCTGGCGGTGAACCCTTCAAGAGGTAGCTCggtggagaaagagagcaggGAGTCTGCAGAGGAGGGCGAGAAGCCCCAGGAGGGGAAAGG GCCCAATATGGTGATCCACGTGTGTGACGAGGCTAAGAACCTGAAGCAGGACTTCATGTGTCCCCGTGACCTTCTGATCAACGAGATGCGTTACTTTGCTGAGTACCTCTCTGTTGACCCCCAGCGCTGGGAGGAGGTGGACATCTCTGTACACTGTGACGTGCAGATCTTCGACTGGCTCATGAACTACGTCAAGAGGCACAAAATGGCCGTCGATGGCAACAATGACAAACCAAAGCTcg AGCCCAGCAATGTGATCTCGATCCTCATCTCCTCCGAGTTCTTGAAGATGGACACGTTA GTGGAGGAGTGTATTCAGTACTGTCACAAGCACATGAGTGCCATCGTGGCCACACCCTGCAACATGAACTGCATCAACAGTAACCTGGCAGCGGACATCTCTGACCTCTTCAGCCACAACGAGGCAGACGACATCATGGACAGAAAAGACAAGTTCAAAAG TAAGTTATTCCAGAAGAAAATTGAGTGTCTCTTCGATCCTGACTATAAGAACCAGGACTCCCCAGGCAACGCATCAACTCTGTACAG GTGTGGTCTGTGCCTGAAACTGCTGACCAAGGACACAGAGAGGAAGATCTCCTGCATCCCAGGGAAGATCAACATCAACCCTCGAGGAGACATCACCTACACTCACAGCAG GCAGAAGAGATGGGAGGTCCATGATTACATGACAGAACTGTATGAGGAGCTGAAGTCCTGGGTGCTGGTCTACTGGAGGATCTGGGGAACCATCAACCATCTCACCTGCTCCCACTGCCAACAG ACGTTTGTGTGTGCAGAGCTGTCCCACTGTCGATATCACCCAGAGGTTGTGTTGTACCCGGGCATGGGGACAGAGCAGGGCTGGCACGGGACGGGCATCTACCCCTGCTGCAACCAGAGGACACTACGCTTTGACCCCACCGGCATGCCCAAG ggctGTAAGATGCAGGACCACATAGTGAATGCGTCAGACAGTGGAGACTGTACTGGGGACCACCAGGTAAACTCAGCCCAGACCAGACTACTCAACGACCTGCtactacacagagagacagtgtgtgtaccCAACACACCCCTACCAGAGACAGG GCCTGTAGACTCCCCCTCCAGTGgttcagagaggggggagaggggggagagaggggagcgagtACTGGACTGTGACATCCTGGTAGACCCGGGGCTTCAGAGAGTAGAGGGCACCACT TTTTCCCTGTTGAAAAACTGGAGCCGGCAACTG AGGCAGCAGACGCTGCTGTCTGAGGATGAGGAGTATACCACGGGGTCAGAGGTCACTGAGGATGAGGTGGGGGATGAAGAGGAGGCCAGCAAGAAACAAG GTACagaactgtctgttcaagcagttgggACACAGTTCAGACAATCATCTGTACAACATAAGACATGCAGCCAGAGGTCTCTTCAACAGTctccaggtccagaacagaggctgggaaacacacagtattaa
- the sanbr gene encoding SANT and BTB domain regulator of class switch recombination isoform X1 — MSRYCTLNNNFPNDNNLLVLDMVLSSLWSVPQPINWDNVAMLVPGFTPKECAQRFEELKSTGGSHHVDDQCNALTAGGSSPVDSLSTYIKSTLLDTTGDVGETRTNQSSISVTGLAVNPSRGSSVEKESRESAEEGEKPQEGKGPNMVIHVCDEAKNLKQDFMCPRDLLINEMRYFAEYLSVDPQRWEEVDISVHCDVQIFDWLMNYVKRHKMAVDGNNDKPKLEPSNVISILISSEFLKMDTLVEECIQYCHKHMSAIVATPCNMNCINSNLAADISDLFSHNEADDIMDRKDKFKSKLFQKKIECLFDPDYKNQDSPGNASTLYRCGLCLKLLTKDTERKISCIPGKININPRGDITYTHSRQKRWEVHDYMTELYEELKSWVLVYWRIWGTINHLTCSHCQQTFVCAELSHCRYHPEVVLYPGMGTEQGWHGTGIYPCCNQRTLRFDPTGMPKGCKMQDHIVNASDSGDCTGDHQVNSAQTRLLNDLLLHRETVCVPNTPLPETGPVDSPSSGSERGERGERGERVLDCDILVDPGLQRVEGTTFSLLKNWSRQLRQQTLLSEDEEYTTGSEVTEDEVGDEEEASKKQAAKKARKMSKPLKRQMSSPNFHRKDKAVDKTPSRDNTPFRVSAQKSKWDSSRSIRYNQDAQREEDQRRMVEIIGHLTKIRFGDQEQRKSKDTKERAAGIYSRLEAQFKSSSQASGRQSGPEKSLRVKPRVSQARTT, encoded by the exons ATGAGTCGTTACTGCACCCTGAACAACAACTTTCCCAATGACAACAACCTGCTGGTCCTGGACATGGTGCTGAGCTCTCTCTGGAGTGTTCCACAGCCCATCAACTGGGACAACGTGGCCATGCTGGTCCCTGGCTTCACACCCAAGGAG TGTGCGCAGAGGTTCGAGGAGCTGAAGAGCACGGGAGGGTCCCATCACGTGGACGACCAATGCAACGCGCTGACGGCAGGAGGGTCCTCCCCTGTGGACTCGCTGTCCACCTACATCAAATCCACACTATTGGACACCACGGGAGACGTGGGGGAGACGCGGACCAATCAGAGCTCCATCTCAGTTACGG GCCTGGCGGTGAACCCTTCAAGAGGTAGCTCggtggagaaagagagcaggGAGTCTGCAGAGGAGGGCGAGAAGCCCCAGGAGGGGAAAGG GCCCAATATGGTGATCCACGTGTGTGACGAGGCTAAGAACCTGAAGCAGGACTTCATGTGTCCCCGTGACCTTCTGATCAACGAGATGCGTTACTTTGCTGAGTACCTCTCTGTTGACCCCCAGCGCTGGGAGGAGGTGGACATCTCTGTACACTGTGACGTGCAGATCTTCGACTGGCTCATGAACTACGTCAAGAGGCACAAAATGGCCGTCGATGGCAACAATGACAAACCAAAGCTcg AGCCCAGCAATGTGATCTCGATCCTCATCTCCTCCGAGTTCTTGAAGATGGACACGTTA GTGGAGGAGTGTATTCAGTACTGTCACAAGCACATGAGTGCCATCGTGGCCACACCCTGCAACATGAACTGCATCAACAGTAACCTGGCAGCGGACATCTCTGACCTCTTCAGCCACAACGAGGCAGACGACATCATGGACAGAAAAGACAAGTTCAAAAG TAAGTTATTCCAGAAGAAAATTGAGTGTCTCTTCGATCCTGACTATAAGAACCAGGACTCCCCAGGCAACGCATCAACTCTGTACAG GTGTGGTCTGTGCCTGAAACTGCTGACCAAGGACACAGAGAGGAAGATCTCCTGCATCCCAGGGAAGATCAACATCAACCCTCGAGGAGACATCACCTACACTCACAGCAG GCAGAAGAGATGGGAGGTCCATGATTACATGACAGAACTGTATGAGGAGCTGAAGTCCTGGGTGCTGGTCTACTGGAGGATCTGGGGAACCATCAACCATCTCACCTGCTCCCACTGCCAACAG ACGTTTGTGTGTGCAGAGCTGTCCCACTGTCGATATCACCCAGAGGTTGTGTTGTACCCGGGCATGGGGACAGAGCAGGGCTGGCACGGGACGGGCATCTACCCCTGCTGCAACCAGAGGACACTACGCTTTGACCCCACCGGCATGCCCAAG ggctGTAAGATGCAGGACCACATAGTGAATGCGTCAGACAGTGGAGACTGTACTGGGGACCACCAGGTAAACTCAGCCCAGACCAGACTACTCAACGACCTGCtactacacagagagacagtgtgtgtaccCAACACACCCCTACCAGAGACAGG GCCTGTAGACTCCCCCTCCAGTGgttcagagaggggggagaggggggagagaggggagcgagtACTGGACTGTGACATCCTGGTAGACCCGGGGCTTCAGAGAGTAGAGGGCACCACT TTTTCCCTGTTGAAAAACTGGAGCCGGCAACTG AGGCAGCAGACGCTGCTGTCTGAGGATGAGGAGTATACCACGGGGTCAGAGGTCACTGAGGATGAGGTGGGGGATGAAGAGGAGGCCAGCAAGAAACAAG CTGCTAAGAAGGCCAGGAAGATGAGCAAACCTCTGAAGAGGCAGATGTCTTCACCTAATTTCCATCGCAAAGACAAAGCAGTGGACAAA ACCCCTTCGAGGGACAACACTCCATTCAG AGTGAGTGCCCAGAAGAGTAAATGGGACAGCTCTCGCTCCATTCGCTACAACCAAGATGCCCAAAGAGAGGAAG aCCAGCGGCGTATGGTGGAGATCATTGGCCATCTGACTAAGATTAGGTTTGGAGATCAGGAACAGAGAAAGTCCAAGGACACTAAAGAG CGTGCAGCAGGGATCTACTCCAGGCTAGAGGCCCAGTTCAAGTCCTCCTCCCAGGCCAGCGGACGACAGAGTGGCCCTGAGAAAAGCCTCAG AGTGAAGCCACGCGTCAGTCAAGCTCGGACCACATAG
- the LOC123740646 gene encoding uncharacterized protein isoform X1, with amino-acid sequence MRSKELSVEFRVRILSRHRPSTSCVSVKPTCSVPSTSCFSQTNIQYTQYVMCFSQTNIQYTQYVMCFSQTNIQCTQYVMCFSQTNMQCTQYVMFQSNQHTVYPVRHVFQSNQHTVYPVRHVFQSNQHAVYPVRHVFQSNQHTVYPVRHVSVKPNMQYTQYVMCFSQTNIQYTQYVMFQSNQHTVYPVRHVFQSNQHTVYPVRHVSVKPTYSIPSTSCVSVKPTSSVPSTSCFSQTNIQYTQYVMCFSQTNIQYTQYVMCFSQTNIQYTQYVMCFSQTNIQYTQYVMCFSQTNIQYTQYVMCFSQTNIQYTQYVMCFSQTNIQYTQYVMCFSQTNIQYTQYVMCFSQTNIQYTQYVMCFSQTNMQCTQYVMCFSQTNIQYTQYVMCFSQTNIQYTQYVMFQSNQHAVYPVRHVFQSNQHTVYPVRHVFQSNPTYSIPSTSCVSVKPTYSIPSTSCVSVKPTYSIPSTSCVSVKPTYSIPSTSCVSVKPNIQYTQCVFKCPVITQSALPVVERYREGGRNVP; translated from the exons atgaggtcgaaggaattgtctgtagagttccgagtcaggattttgtcgaggcacagacccaGTACGTCATGTGTTTCAGTCAAACCAACATGCAGTGTACCCAGTACGTCATGTTTCAGTCAAACCAACATACAGTATACCCAGTACGTCATGTGTTTCAGTCAAACCAACATACAGTATACCCAGTACGTCATGTGTTTCAGTCAAACCAACATACAGTGTACCCAGTACGTCATGTGTTTCAGTCAAACCAACATGCAGTGTACCCAGTACGTCATGTTTCAGTCAAACCAACATACAGTATACCCAGTACGTCATGTGTTTCAGTCAAACCAACATACAGTATACCCAGTACGTCATGTGTTTCAGTCAAACCAACATGCAGTGTACCCAGTACGTCATGTGTTTCAGTCAAACCAACATACAGTATACCCAGTACGTCATGTTTCAGTCAAACCCAACATGCAGTATACCCAGTACGTCATGTGTTTCAGTCAAACCAACATACAGTATACCCAGTACGTCATGTTTCAGTCAAACCAACATACAGTGTACCCAGTACGTCATGTGTTTCAGTCAAACCAACATACAGTATACCCAGTACGTCATGTTTCAGTCAAACCAACATACAGTATACCCAGTACGTCATGTGTTTCAGTCAAACCAACATCTAGTGTACCCAGTACGTCATGTTTCAGTCAAACCAACATACAGTATACCCAGTACGTCATGTGTTTCAGTCAAACCAACATACAGTATACCCAGTACGTCATGTGTTTCAGTCAAACCAACATACAGTATACCCAGTACGTCATGTGTTTCAGTCAAACCAACATACAGTATACCCAGTACGTCATGTGTTTCAGTCAAACCAACATACAGTATACCCAGTACGTCATGTGTTTCAGTCAAACCAACATACAGTATACCCAGTACGTCATGTGTTTCAGTCAAACCAACATACAGTATACCCAGTACGTCATGTGTTTCAGTCAAACCAACATACAGTATACCCAGTACGTCATGTGTTTCAGTCAAACCAACATACAGTATACCCAGTACGTCATGTGTTTCAGTCAAACCAACATGCAGTGTACCCAGTACGTCATGTGTTTCAGTCAAACCAACATACAGTATACCCAGTACGTCATGTGTTTCAGTCAAACCAACATACAGTATACCCAGTACGTCATGTTTCAGTCAAACCAACATGCAGTATACCCAGTACGTCATGTGTTTCAGTCAAACCAACATACAGTATACCCAGTACGTCATGTGTTTCAGTCAAACCCAACATACAGTATACCCAGTACGTCATGTGTTTCAGTCAAACCAACATACAGTATACCCAGTACGTCATGTGTTTCAGTCAAAC CAACATACAGTATACCCAGTACGTCATGTGTTTCAGTCAAACCAACATACAGTATACCCAGTACGTCATGTGTTTCAGTCAAACCAAACATACAGTATACCCAGTGTGTTTTCAAGTGTCCGGTTATCACACAGTCTGCCTTACCCGTggtggagagatacagagagggaggtaGAAATGTACCCTGA
- the pex13 gene encoding peroxisome biogenesis factor 13 (The RefSeq protein has 1 substitution compared to this genomic sequence) gives MASQPPPKPWERRIPGAAMSAPVNYRSTDFAPPGPSTSGLSGPAGPPVLTRMVPPVPPRPVQSIQSYRPSYGSFPGSSYNPYGSSSLYGGAYSPYSGGYGMGGGLGGSLGYSRFGQTGGEDVAPSRFVQQAEESSRGAFQSIESIVQAFTSVSMMMDATFSAVYNSFRAVLDVANHLTRLRMHFTKVLSAFALVRTLRYLYRRIQRMLGLRRDGEVEDLWADSEGAVLATRGAGAAMEDPRAGAVKSWPIFLFLAVVLGGPYLIWKLLSSAQGPEESVTNWASGEDDHVVARAEYDFTAASEEELSLNAGDMLNLAPKEHQPRVRGWLLASVDGQTTGLIPANYVKVLGKRRGRKHAELERLAQVQAQPGNPLGTTLQAPQPNLATGPVPTVAPGLFSGLGPAEAVPVTIPEELLECVYRETPAGYSSLGLGVVSSTPPASSTVLTIPEKIDL, from the exons ATGGCATCGCAGCCTCCTCCTAAACCGTGGGAAAGGCGGATTCCAGGAGCAGCCATGAGTGCACCAGTTAACTATCG GTCGACTGACTTTGCCCCACCAGGTCCCTCCACCTCCGGCCTCTCTGGTCCCGCCGGTCCTCCCGTCTTGACCCGCATGGTGCCCCCCGTCCCTCCTCGCCCTGTCCAGTCCATCCAGTCCTACCGTCCCTCCTACGGCTCCTTCCCTGGCTCTTCATACAACCCCTATGGTAGCTCCAGCCTCTATGGCGGAGCATACAGCCCCTACAGTGGTGGCTATGGCATGGGAGGGGGGCTCGGTGGGAGCCTGGGCTACAGCCGCTTCGGCCAAACCGGTGGTGAAGACGTGGCGCCCAGTCGGTTTGTCCAACAGGCAGAGGAGAGCAGTCGCGGCGCCTTCCAGTCCATCGAGAGCATCGTCCAGGCCTTCACCTCGGTCAGCATGATGATGGACGCCACCTTTTCGGCCGTCTACAACAGCTTCCGAGCCGTGCTGGATGTAGCCAATCACCTGACACGGTTACGGATGCACTTTACCAAGGTTCTGTCGGCCTTCGCCCTGGTGCGCACCCTGCGCTACCTGTACCGCCGCATACAGAGAATGCTGGGGCTGAGGCGGGACGGTGAGGTGGAGGACCTGTGGGCAGACAGTGAAGGAGCTGTTCTTGCGACCAGAGGGGCTGGAGCTGCAATGGAAGACCCCAGAGCCGGAGCGGTGAAGTCGTGGCCCATCTTCCTTTTTCTGGCCGTGGTCCTAGGAGGGCCCTATCTCATCTGGAAGCTGCTGAGCTCCGCCCAGGGGCCCGAGGAGAGCG TCACCAACTGGGCTAGTGGGGAGGATGACCATGTGGTTGCCAGGGCGGAGTATGACTTCACAGCTGCGTCGGAGGAGGAGCTCTCACTGAATGCTGGAGACATGCTCAACCTGGCTCCTAAAG AGCATCAACCCAGGGTGCGTGGGTGGCTGCTGGCCAGTGTAGACGGCCAGACCACAGGCCTCATACCTGCCAACTACGTCAAGGTCCTGGGGAAGAGGAGAGGCAGGAAGCACGCTGAGCTGGAGAGGCTGGCCCAGGTTCAGGCCCAGCCAGGGAACCCACTGGGCACCACCCTTCAAGCCCCCCAGCCTAACCTGGCTACGGGTCCAGTGCCAACTGTAGCCCCAGGCTTGTTTTCAGGCCTAGGCCCAGCTGAAGCCGTCCCAGTAACTATCCCAGAGGAGCTGCTGGAGTGCGTGTATAGGGAAACACCAGCTGGTTACAGCAGCCTGGGTCTGGGTGTAGTGTCCAGCACCACTCCAGCTTCAAGCACAGTGCTCACCATACCAGAGAAGATTGACCTGTGA